A genomic segment from Fundulus heteroclitus isolate FHET01 chromosome 6, MU-UCD_Fhet_4.1, whole genome shotgun sequence encodes:
- the LOC105925292 gene encoding discoidin domain-containing receptor 2 isoform X2 yields the protein MHLMEVKLILCFICFSLMAVTIRAQVNPEICRYPLGMTGGQIQDEDITASSQWSESTAARFGRLDFDTGDGDGAWCPDIMSEPDGFTEYLQVDLRSLHFITLVGTQGRHADGMGNEFAQRYRIKYSRDGSSWVGWHDRTGKQVIEGNRNTYDAVLKDLEPPIIARFVRFMPVTDPSMIVCMRVELYGCEWLDGLVSYNIPDGHQMIYRGLEIFFNDSVYDGATAQRLTKGLGQLTDGTWGLDDFLHSHVPGVWPGYDYVGWSNKTFPKGYVEMIFDFDHIRNFTSMKVHCSNMFSRGVRQFRQATCYFRSESEWESDPVSFRPAAEPPSQSARFVTMPLGDRTARSIKCRFHFSDQWMLFSEVAFQSGSAVYNTSLGPNKDGRSKKTLLGDDPTHKVDDSNTRILIGCLVAIIAILSAIIVIILWRQVWQKMLEKASRRGLDDELTARLAVQTQAFYFLNSSLSSEDGSTSTYERIYPPRADYQEPSRLIRKLPEFAECTDHLESGASCRAAISSDVAPHYAEADIISLQESSDNSSITAVSINLFAGSDSTLREFPRERLTFKEKLGEGQFGEVHLCEAVGMQDILDEDLSVEGGGESPLLVAVKMLREDANKNARNDFLKEIRIMSRLRDPNIVSLLAVCVDTDPLCMITEYMENGDLNQFLCSLRQKADREEGNDEVSYMKLLGMAVQIASGMKYLSSLNFVHRDLATRNCLVGKNDTIKIADFGMSRNLYRGDYFRIQGRAVLPIRWMSWESILLGKFTMASDVWAFGVTLWEILTLCEEQPYSQLSDEQVIENTGEFFRNQGKQVCLPKPQRCPERIYNDLMLSCWRRNANERPSFQEIHTQLTESMA from the exons AAATTTGCCGCTATCCTCTCGGTATGACCGGTGGCCAGATCCAGGACGAGGACATCACCGCTTCCAGTCAGTGGTCAGAGTCCACTGCCGCACGATTTGGAAG ACTCGACTTTGACACGGGCGACGGCGATGGGGCCTGGTGTCCTGACATCATGTCGGAGCCGGACGGCTTCACAGAGTACCTCCAGGTGGATTTGCGCTCGCTGCACTTCATTACCCTTGTGGGCACCCAAGGTCGCCACGCCGACGGCATGGGGAACGAATTTGCCCAGAGATACAGAATAAAGTACAGTCGGGACGGCAGCAGCTGGGTGGGCTGGCATGACAGGACGGGAAAGCAG GTTATCGAGGGCAACAGGAACACATATGATGCGGTCCTGAAGGATCTTGAACCCCCCATCATAGCTCGCTTCGTCCGCTTCATGCCCGTCACCGATCCCTCCATGATCGTGTGTATGAGAGTGGAGCTCTACGGCTGTGAATGGCTCG ACGGTCTGGTGTCTTACAACATTCCAGATGGACACCAAATGATCTACAGAGGCCTGGAGATCTTCTTTAATGACTCTGTGTATGATGGAGCAACAGCTCAAAG ACTGACCAAGGGCCTGGGCCAGCTGACAGATGGAACCTGGGGTTTGGATGATTTTCTGCACAGCCACGTCCCAGGAGTGTGGCCTGGGTATGACTATGTGGGATGGAGCAACAAGACTTTCCCTAAAGGTTACGTGGAGATGATCTTTGACTTTGACCACATCCGCAACTTCACTTCAATGAAG GTTCACTGCAGCAACATGTTCAGCCGTGGAGTGAGGCAGTTCAGACAGGCCACTTGTTACTTCCGCTCCGAATCAGAATGGGAGTCGGACCCTGTGAGCTTCAGGCCGGCCGCTGAGCCCCCGAGCCAAAGCGCCCGGTTTGTCACCATGCCCCTCGGGGACCGGACGGCCAGGAGCATCAAGTGTCGTTTTCACTTCAGCGACCAGTGGATGCTGTTCAGTGAGGTGGCCTTCCAGTCAG GCTCTGCAGTTTACAACACGTCACTGGGTCCCAACAAAGATGGACGATCCAAAAAAACACTGCTAG GTGATGACCCCACTCACAAGGTGGATGACAGCAACACAAGGATCCTGATCGGCTGCTTGGTGGCTATCATAGCCATCCTTTCGGCTATCATAGTCATCATACTGTGGAGGCAGGTCTGGCAGAAGATGCTCGAGAAG GCTTCCCGCCGCGGGCTGGACGATGAGCTTACAGCTCGTCTTGCCGTTCAGACCCAGGCCTTCTACTTCCTTAACTCATCTCTGTCCAGTGAGGATGGTTCCACGTCCACGTATGAGAGAATCTACCCTCCCCGTGCCGACTACCAGGAGCCCTCTCGCCTCATCCGCAAACTGCCTGAATTTGCTGAGTGCACAGACCACCTTG AGTCAGGAGCCTCCTGTAGAGCAGCCATTAGTTCTGACGTTGCTCCACACTATGCTGAGGCAGACATCATCAGTCTGCAGGAGTCCTCAGACAACagctccatcacagctgtcagCATAAACCTCTTTGCTGGATCAGATTCAACCCTGAGGGAGTTCCCCAGAGAGAGGCTCACCTTTAAGGAGAAACTAGGGGAGGGCCAATTTGGGGAG GTGCACTTGTGCGAGGCTGTGGGCATGCAGGACATTTTAGATGAGGATTTATCGGTGGAGGGTGGCGGCGAATCTCCTCTCCTCGTAGCTGTAAAGATGCTGCGTGAAGATGCAAACAAAAACGCCAG GAATGACTTCCTGAAGGAGATCCGAATAATGTCCCGTCTGAGGGATCCCAACATCGTCAGCCTGCTGGCGGTGTGCGTGGACACAGACCCTCTGTGCATGATCACAGAGTACATGGAAAACGGAGACTTAAACCAGTTCCTGTGCAGTCTCAGACAAAAGGCAGACCGAGAGGAGGGGAATGATGAAGTCAG TTACATGAAACTGTTAGGCATGGCGGTGCAGATCGCATCCGGCATGAAGTACCTGTCCTCTCTCAACTTTGTCCACCGGGATCTGGCGACCCGTAACTGCCTGGTGGGAAAGAACGACACCATCAAGATTGCAGATTTTGGCATGAGTCGTAACCTCTACAGAGGGGACTACTTCCGCATTCAGGGCCGTGCCGTCCTGCCAATTCGCTGGATGTCCTGGGAAAGCATCCTCTTA GGTAAGTTCACCATGGCCAGCGACGTGTGGGCCTTCGGGGTGACTCTGTGGGAAATTCTGACTCTTTGCGAGGAGCAGCCGTACTCGCAGCTCTCTGACGAGCAGGTGATCGAAAACACAGGGGAGTTCTTCCGGAACCAGGGCAAGCAG GTATGCCTGCCCAAACCTCAGCGTTGTCCTGAGAGAATCTACAACGACCTCATGCTAAGCTGCTGGCGGAGAAACGCCAACGAAAGGCCCAGCTTCCAGGAGATACACACCCAGCTGACGGAGAGCATGGCATAG
- the LOC105925292 gene encoding discoidin domain-containing receptor 2 isoform X3 yields MTGGQIQDEDITASSQWSESTAARFGRLDFDTGDGDGAWCPDIMSEPDGFTEYLQVDLRSLHFITLVGTQGRHADGMGNEFAQRYRIKYSRDGSSWVGWHDRTGKQVIEGNRNTYDAVLKDLEPPIIARFVRFMPVTDPSMIVCMRVELYGCEWLDGLVSYNIPDGHQMIYRGLEIFFNDSVYDGATAQRLTKGLGQLTDGTWGLDDFLHSHVPGVWPGYDYVGWSNKTFPKGYVEMIFDFDHIRNFTSMKVHCSNMFSRGVRQFRQATCYFRSESEWESDPVSFRPAAEPPSQSARFVTMPLGDRTARSIKCRFHFSDQWMLFSEVAFQSGSAVYNTSLGPNKDGRSKKTLLGDDPTHKVDDSNTRILIGCLVAIIAILSAIIVIILWRQVWQKMLEKASRRGLDDELTARLAVQTQAFYFLNSSLSSEDGSTSTYERIYPPRADYQEPSRLIRKLPEFAECTDHLESGASCRAAISSDVAPHYAEADIISLQESSDNSSITAVSINLFAGSDSTLREFPRERLTFKEKLGEGQFGEVHLCEAVGMQDILDEDLSVEGGGESPLLVAVKMLREDANKNARNDFLKEIRIMSRLRDPNIVSLLAVCVDTDPLCMITEYMENGDLNQFLCSLRQKADREEGNDEVSYMKLLGMAVQIASGMKYLSSLNFVHRDLATRNCLVGKNDTIKIADFGMSRNLYRGDYFRIQGRAVLPIRWMSWESILLGKFTMASDVWAFGVTLWEILTLCEEQPYSQLSDEQVIENTGEFFRNQGKQVCLPKPQRCPERIYNDLMLSCWRRNANERPSFQEIHTQLTESMA; encoded by the exons ATGACCGGTGGCCAGATCCAGGACGAGGACATCACCGCTTCCAGTCAGTGGTCAGAGTCCACTGCCGCACGATTTGGAAG ACTCGACTTTGACACGGGCGACGGCGATGGGGCCTGGTGTCCTGACATCATGTCGGAGCCGGACGGCTTCACAGAGTACCTCCAGGTGGATTTGCGCTCGCTGCACTTCATTACCCTTGTGGGCACCCAAGGTCGCCACGCCGACGGCATGGGGAACGAATTTGCCCAGAGATACAGAATAAAGTACAGTCGGGACGGCAGCAGCTGGGTGGGCTGGCATGACAGGACGGGAAAGCAG GTTATCGAGGGCAACAGGAACACATATGATGCGGTCCTGAAGGATCTTGAACCCCCCATCATAGCTCGCTTCGTCCGCTTCATGCCCGTCACCGATCCCTCCATGATCGTGTGTATGAGAGTGGAGCTCTACGGCTGTGAATGGCTCG ACGGTCTGGTGTCTTACAACATTCCAGATGGACACCAAATGATCTACAGAGGCCTGGAGATCTTCTTTAATGACTCTGTGTATGATGGAGCAACAGCTCAAAG ACTGACCAAGGGCCTGGGCCAGCTGACAGATGGAACCTGGGGTTTGGATGATTTTCTGCACAGCCACGTCCCAGGAGTGTGGCCTGGGTATGACTATGTGGGATGGAGCAACAAGACTTTCCCTAAAGGTTACGTGGAGATGATCTTTGACTTTGACCACATCCGCAACTTCACTTCAATGAAG GTTCACTGCAGCAACATGTTCAGCCGTGGAGTGAGGCAGTTCAGACAGGCCACTTGTTACTTCCGCTCCGAATCAGAATGGGAGTCGGACCCTGTGAGCTTCAGGCCGGCCGCTGAGCCCCCGAGCCAAAGCGCCCGGTTTGTCACCATGCCCCTCGGGGACCGGACGGCCAGGAGCATCAAGTGTCGTTTTCACTTCAGCGACCAGTGGATGCTGTTCAGTGAGGTGGCCTTCCAGTCAG GCTCTGCAGTTTACAACACGTCACTGGGTCCCAACAAAGATGGACGATCCAAAAAAACACTGCTAG GTGATGACCCCACTCACAAGGTGGATGACAGCAACACAAGGATCCTGATCGGCTGCTTGGTGGCTATCATAGCCATCCTTTCGGCTATCATAGTCATCATACTGTGGAGGCAGGTCTGGCAGAAGATGCTCGAGAAG GCTTCCCGCCGCGGGCTGGACGATGAGCTTACAGCTCGTCTTGCCGTTCAGACCCAGGCCTTCTACTTCCTTAACTCATCTCTGTCCAGTGAGGATGGTTCCACGTCCACGTATGAGAGAATCTACCCTCCCCGTGCCGACTACCAGGAGCCCTCTCGCCTCATCCGCAAACTGCCTGAATTTGCTGAGTGCACAGACCACCTTG AGTCAGGAGCCTCCTGTAGAGCAGCCATTAGTTCTGACGTTGCTCCACACTATGCTGAGGCAGACATCATCAGTCTGCAGGAGTCCTCAGACAACagctccatcacagctgtcagCATAAACCTCTTTGCTGGATCAGATTCAACCCTGAGGGAGTTCCCCAGAGAGAGGCTCACCTTTAAGGAGAAACTAGGGGAGGGCCAATTTGGGGAG GTGCACTTGTGCGAGGCTGTGGGCATGCAGGACATTTTAGATGAGGATTTATCGGTGGAGGGTGGCGGCGAATCTCCTCTCCTCGTAGCTGTAAAGATGCTGCGTGAAGATGCAAACAAAAACGCCAG GAATGACTTCCTGAAGGAGATCCGAATAATGTCCCGTCTGAGGGATCCCAACATCGTCAGCCTGCTGGCGGTGTGCGTGGACACAGACCCTCTGTGCATGATCACAGAGTACATGGAAAACGGAGACTTAAACCAGTTCCTGTGCAGTCTCAGACAAAAGGCAGACCGAGAGGAGGGGAATGATGAAGTCAG TTACATGAAACTGTTAGGCATGGCGGTGCAGATCGCATCCGGCATGAAGTACCTGTCCTCTCTCAACTTTGTCCACCGGGATCTGGCGACCCGTAACTGCCTGGTGGGAAAGAACGACACCATCAAGATTGCAGATTTTGGCATGAGTCGTAACCTCTACAGAGGGGACTACTTCCGCATTCAGGGCCGTGCCGTCCTGCCAATTCGCTGGATGTCCTGGGAAAGCATCCTCTTA GGTAAGTTCACCATGGCCAGCGACGTGTGGGCCTTCGGGGTGACTCTGTGGGAAATTCTGACTCTTTGCGAGGAGCAGCCGTACTCGCAGCTCTCTGACGAGCAGGTGATCGAAAACACAGGGGAGTTCTTCCGGAACCAGGGCAAGCAG GTATGCCTGCCCAAACCTCAGCGTTGTCCTGAGAGAATCTACAACGACCTCATGCTAAGCTGCTGGCGGAGAAACGCCAACGAAAGGCCCAGCTTCCAGGAGATACACACCCAGCTGACGGAGAGCATGGCATAG
- the LOC105925292 gene encoding discoidin domain-containing receptor 2 isoform X4, which yields MSEPDGFTEYLQVDLRSLHFITLVGTQGRHADGMGNEFAQRYRIKYSRDGSSWVGWHDRTGKQVIEGNRNTYDAVLKDLEPPIIARFVRFMPVTDPSMIVCMRVELYGCEWLDGLVSYNIPDGHQMIYRGLEIFFNDSVYDGATAQRLTKGLGQLTDGTWGLDDFLHSHVPGVWPGYDYVGWSNKTFPKGYVEMIFDFDHIRNFTSMKVHCSNMFSRGVRQFRQATCYFRSESEWESDPVSFRPAAEPPSQSARFVTMPLGDRTARSIKCRFHFSDQWMLFSEVAFQSGSAVYNTSLGPNKDGRSKKTLLGDDPTHKVDDSNTRILIGCLVAIIAILSAIIVIILWRQVWQKMLEKASRRGLDDELTARLAVQTQAFYFLNSSLSSEDGSTSTYERIYPPRADYQEPSRLIRKLPEFAECTDHLESGASCRAAISSDVAPHYAEADIISLQESSDNSSITAVSINLFAGSDSTLREFPRERLTFKEKLGEGQFGEVHLCEAVGMQDILDEDLSVEGGGESPLLVAVKMLREDANKNARNDFLKEIRIMSRLRDPNIVSLLAVCVDTDPLCMITEYMENGDLNQFLCSLRQKADREEGNDEVSYMKLLGMAVQIASGMKYLSSLNFVHRDLATRNCLVGKNDTIKIADFGMSRNLYRGDYFRIQGRAVLPIRWMSWESILLGKFTMASDVWAFGVTLWEILTLCEEQPYSQLSDEQVIENTGEFFRNQGKQVCLPKPQRCPERIYNDLMLSCWRRNANERPSFQEIHTQLTESMA from the exons ATGTCGGAGCCGGACGGCTTCACAGAGTACCTCCAGGTGGATTTGCGCTCGCTGCACTTCATTACCCTTGTGGGCACCCAAGGTCGCCACGCCGACGGCATGGGGAACGAATTTGCCCAGAGATACAGAATAAAGTACAGTCGGGACGGCAGCAGCTGGGTGGGCTGGCATGACAGGACGGGAAAGCAG GTTATCGAGGGCAACAGGAACACATATGATGCGGTCCTGAAGGATCTTGAACCCCCCATCATAGCTCGCTTCGTCCGCTTCATGCCCGTCACCGATCCCTCCATGATCGTGTGTATGAGAGTGGAGCTCTACGGCTGTGAATGGCTCG ACGGTCTGGTGTCTTACAACATTCCAGATGGACACCAAATGATCTACAGAGGCCTGGAGATCTTCTTTAATGACTCTGTGTATGATGGAGCAACAGCTCAAAG ACTGACCAAGGGCCTGGGCCAGCTGACAGATGGAACCTGGGGTTTGGATGATTTTCTGCACAGCCACGTCCCAGGAGTGTGGCCTGGGTATGACTATGTGGGATGGAGCAACAAGACTTTCCCTAAAGGTTACGTGGAGATGATCTTTGACTTTGACCACATCCGCAACTTCACTTCAATGAAG GTTCACTGCAGCAACATGTTCAGCCGTGGAGTGAGGCAGTTCAGACAGGCCACTTGTTACTTCCGCTCCGAATCAGAATGGGAGTCGGACCCTGTGAGCTTCAGGCCGGCCGCTGAGCCCCCGAGCCAAAGCGCCCGGTTTGTCACCATGCCCCTCGGGGACCGGACGGCCAGGAGCATCAAGTGTCGTTTTCACTTCAGCGACCAGTGGATGCTGTTCAGTGAGGTGGCCTTCCAGTCAG GCTCTGCAGTTTACAACACGTCACTGGGTCCCAACAAAGATGGACGATCCAAAAAAACACTGCTAG GTGATGACCCCACTCACAAGGTGGATGACAGCAACACAAGGATCCTGATCGGCTGCTTGGTGGCTATCATAGCCATCCTTTCGGCTATCATAGTCATCATACTGTGGAGGCAGGTCTGGCAGAAGATGCTCGAGAAG GCTTCCCGCCGCGGGCTGGACGATGAGCTTACAGCTCGTCTTGCCGTTCAGACCCAGGCCTTCTACTTCCTTAACTCATCTCTGTCCAGTGAGGATGGTTCCACGTCCACGTATGAGAGAATCTACCCTCCCCGTGCCGACTACCAGGAGCCCTCTCGCCTCATCCGCAAACTGCCTGAATTTGCTGAGTGCACAGACCACCTTG AGTCAGGAGCCTCCTGTAGAGCAGCCATTAGTTCTGACGTTGCTCCACACTATGCTGAGGCAGACATCATCAGTCTGCAGGAGTCCTCAGACAACagctccatcacagctgtcagCATAAACCTCTTTGCTGGATCAGATTCAACCCTGAGGGAGTTCCCCAGAGAGAGGCTCACCTTTAAGGAGAAACTAGGGGAGGGCCAATTTGGGGAG GTGCACTTGTGCGAGGCTGTGGGCATGCAGGACATTTTAGATGAGGATTTATCGGTGGAGGGTGGCGGCGAATCTCCTCTCCTCGTAGCTGTAAAGATGCTGCGTGAAGATGCAAACAAAAACGCCAG GAATGACTTCCTGAAGGAGATCCGAATAATGTCCCGTCTGAGGGATCCCAACATCGTCAGCCTGCTGGCGGTGTGCGTGGACACAGACCCTCTGTGCATGATCACAGAGTACATGGAAAACGGAGACTTAAACCAGTTCCTGTGCAGTCTCAGACAAAAGGCAGACCGAGAGGAGGGGAATGATGAAGTCAG TTACATGAAACTGTTAGGCATGGCGGTGCAGATCGCATCCGGCATGAAGTACCTGTCCTCTCTCAACTTTGTCCACCGGGATCTGGCGACCCGTAACTGCCTGGTGGGAAAGAACGACACCATCAAGATTGCAGATTTTGGCATGAGTCGTAACCTCTACAGAGGGGACTACTTCCGCATTCAGGGCCGTGCCGTCCTGCCAATTCGCTGGATGTCCTGGGAAAGCATCCTCTTA GGTAAGTTCACCATGGCCAGCGACGTGTGGGCCTTCGGGGTGACTCTGTGGGAAATTCTGACTCTTTGCGAGGAGCAGCCGTACTCGCAGCTCTCTGACGAGCAGGTGATCGAAAACACAGGGGAGTTCTTCCGGAACCAGGGCAAGCAG GTATGCCTGCCCAAACCTCAGCGTTGTCCTGAGAGAATCTACAACGACCTCATGCTAAGCTGCTGGCGGAGAAACGCCAACGAAAGGCCCAGCTTCCAGGAGATACACACCCAGCTGACGGAGAGCATGGCATAG
- the LOC105925291 gene encoding 3-keto-steroid reductase/17-beta-hydroxysteroid dehydrogenase 7 isoform X1, which yields MMEKVVIVTGANSGIGLALCERLLSEDSQLRLCLACRNMERAEAARAALLTAHGGARVDLLPLDVGSVQSVIGAAEEVKARYSRVDFLYLNAGIMPNPTVDVGAFFKGLFSRNVVNMFATAEGLLTQQDQLNSDGLQEVFATNLFGHFLLIRELEPLLCQPGHTSRLVWTSSSNARRSAFSIEDIQHRRGKEPYSSSKYASDMLSLALNRHKNEQGLFSSVICPGLVMTNLTYGILPSFFWTLIMPIMWLIRIFTNTFTLTPYNGAEALHWLFLQKPEALDPRAKYHSLTSGLGTNYTEPRRMDLDDEMTEVFFSKLLELERAVRRNLREKSADGEHYQQYLNEIQ from the exons ATGATGGAGAAAGTTGTCATCGTAACGGGAGCTAACAG CGGCATCGGTCTGGCCCTGTGTGAAAGGCTGCTCTCTGAGGACAGCCAGCTCCGGCTCTGTCTGGCCTGCAGAAACATGGAGCGAGCCGAGGCGGCCCGCGCCGCCCTGCTGACGGCTCACGGCGGCGCCCGCGTAGACTTACTGCCCCTGGACGTTGGATCTGTGCAGTCAGTGATCGGTGCTGCGGAGGAGGTCAAGGCCAG GTACAGCCGCGTCGACTTTTTGTATCTAAACGCAGGAATTATGCCTAATCCAACGGTGGACGTCGGAGCATTTTTCAAAGGTCTCTTTTCCAG GAACGTGGTCAACATGTTTGCAACAGCAGAAGGTCTCCTAACCCAGCAGGACCAGCTCAACTCAGACGGCCTTCAGGAAGTTTTTGCCACTAACCTGTTTGGCCATTTTCTCCTG ATCAGGGAGCTGGAGCCGCTACTGTGTCAGCCGGGTCACACCTCTAGGTTGGTGTGGACATCCTCGAGCAACGCCAGGCGCTCGGCCTTCAGCATCGAGGACATCCAGCACAGGCGAGGGAAGGAGCCCTACAGCTCCTCCAAATATGCTTCGGACATGCTCAGTTTAGCGCTCAACAGACACAAGAACGAGCAG GGGCTGTTCTCCTCCGTCATCTGTCCGGGCCTGGTGATGACCAATTTGACCTATGGGATCCTCCCCTCCTTCTTCTGGACTCTCATCATGCCCATCATGTGGCTG ATCCGGATTTTCACCAACACCTTTACGCTTACGCCGTACAATGGAGCTGAGGCGCTG CACTGGCTGTTTCTTCAAAAGCCAGAGGCTCTGGATCCGAGAGCAAAGTACCACAGTCTAACATCCGGGCTTGGGACCAACTACACTGAACCTCGCAGA ATGGACCTTGATGATGAAATGACTGAGGTCTTCTTTTCAAAGCTTCTTGAGCTCGAGAGAGCAGTCAGAAGAAACCTTAGAGAAAAAAGTGCTGACGGCGAACATTATCAGCAGTATCTCAATGAGATACAGTAG
- the LOC105925291 gene encoding 3-keto-steroid reductase/17-beta-hydroxysteroid dehydrogenase 7 isoform X2, which yields MERAEAARAALLTAHGGARVDLLPLDVGSVQSVIGAAEEVKARYSRVDFLYLNAGIMPNPTVDVGAFFKGLFSRNVVNMFATAEGLLTQQDQLNSDGLQEVFATNLFGHFLLIRELEPLLCQPGHTSRLVWTSSSNARRSAFSIEDIQHRRGKEPYSSSKYASDMLSLALNRHKNEQGLFSSVICPGLVMTNLTYGILPSFFWTLIMPIMWLIRIFTNTFTLTPYNGAEALHWLFLQKPEALDPRAKYHSLTSGLGTNYTEPRRMDLDDEMTEVFFSKLLELERAVRRNLREKSADGEHYQQYLNEIQ from the exons ATGGAGCGAGCCGAGGCGGCCCGCGCCGCCCTGCTGACGGCTCACGGCGGCGCCCGCGTAGACTTACTGCCCCTGGACGTTGGATCTGTGCAGTCAGTGATCGGTGCTGCGGAGGAGGTCAAGGCCAG GTACAGCCGCGTCGACTTTTTGTATCTAAACGCAGGAATTATGCCTAATCCAACGGTGGACGTCGGAGCATTTTTCAAAGGTCTCTTTTCCAG GAACGTGGTCAACATGTTTGCAACAGCAGAAGGTCTCCTAACCCAGCAGGACCAGCTCAACTCAGACGGCCTTCAGGAAGTTTTTGCCACTAACCTGTTTGGCCATTTTCTCCTG ATCAGGGAGCTGGAGCCGCTACTGTGTCAGCCGGGTCACACCTCTAGGTTGGTGTGGACATCCTCGAGCAACGCCAGGCGCTCGGCCTTCAGCATCGAGGACATCCAGCACAGGCGAGGGAAGGAGCCCTACAGCTCCTCCAAATATGCTTCGGACATGCTCAGTTTAGCGCTCAACAGACACAAGAACGAGCAG GGGCTGTTCTCCTCCGTCATCTGTCCGGGCCTGGTGATGACCAATTTGACCTATGGGATCCTCCCCTCCTTCTTCTGGACTCTCATCATGCCCATCATGTGGCTG ATCCGGATTTTCACCAACACCTTTACGCTTACGCCGTACAATGGAGCTGAGGCGCTG CACTGGCTGTTTCTTCAAAAGCCAGAGGCTCTGGATCCGAGAGCAAAGTACCACAGTCTAACATCCGGGCTTGGGACCAACTACACTGAACCTCGCAGA ATGGACCTTGATGATGAAATGACTGAGGTCTTCTTTTCAAAGCTTCTTGAGCTCGAGAGAGCAGTCAGAAGAAACCTTAGAGAAAAAAGTGCTGACGGCGAACATTATCAGCAGTATCTCAATGAGATACAGTAG